The proteins below are encoded in one region of Pseudobacteriovorax antillogorgiicola:
- the mutM gene encoding bifunctional DNA-formamidopyrimidine glycosylase/DNA-(apurinic or apyrimidinic site) lyase — protein sequence MPELPEVECLSRAIKSVLEGKRIQDVKFYRKDLRGEIPIQKFRSLLVGQAVTKVHRRSKYMLWDTAQGIGIIHLGMTGNVIYRQTPTPELAHTHAVFTVGDKAGDPSGYLHYVDPRRFGWISCCTHDEFPDHDFFKKLGPEPLSQIDLVDYLWVKSRKKTVAIKNFLMNAHVVVGVGNIYANEALFRAGVRPSRPAGKVSRKEMDRIVPSIRETLREAIKAGGTSFRDFKNADGEPGYFAIKLQVYGRGGQECRSCGNLIKTSRLGNRATYFCTHCQK from the coding sequence ATGCCTGAGTTGCCAGAAGTTGAATGCTTGAGCCGAGCGATCAAATCCGTGCTTGAAGGCAAGCGGATCCAAGACGTTAAGTTCTACCGCAAGGATCTCAGGGGAGAGATTCCTATCCAAAAATTTAGATCTCTACTTGTGGGGCAGGCGGTGACTAAGGTGCATCGTCGATCCAAATATATGCTGTGGGATACCGCTCAGGGAATTGGAATCATCCACCTAGGAATGACAGGTAACGTGATCTATCGTCAGACCCCCACACCAGAGCTGGCTCACACCCATGCTGTTTTTACTGTAGGGGATAAGGCGGGAGATCCCAGTGGGTACCTACACTATGTTGACCCAAGGCGATTTGGCTGGATTTCATGTTGCACCCATGACGAGTTTCCTGATCATGACTTTTTCAAAAAGCTAGGCCCTGAGCCTCTTTCACAAATTGACCTTGTGGATTACCTGTGGGTAAAGAGTAGAAAGAAGACTGTAGCCATCAAAAACTTCCTGATGAATGCCCATGTTGTGGTGGGTGTGGGCAATATTTATGCGAATGAGGCTCTGTTTCGAGCTGGGGTGAGGCCGAGCCGACCAGCGGGTAAGGTCAGTCGAAAGGAAATGGACCGCATCGTGCCGAGTATCCGTGAAACTCTGCGAGAGGCTATAAAGGCTGGCGGGACGTCTTTTAGGGACTTTAAGAATGCCGACGGTGAGCCGGGCTACTTTGCTATTAAGTTACAAGTCTACGGCCGAGGTGGGCAAGAGTGTCGTAGTTGCGGAAACCTGATTAAAACGAGCCGCTTGGGGAATCGCGCGACATATTTTTGCACTCATTGTCAAAAGTAG
- a CDS encoding ParA family protein yields MSRDTSHIITLANIKGGVGKTTAVVNIAYLLATEFNKKVLVIDSDDQGNATKALGAREHFDPQTETLWYALNHKKSYKHVMVEGGYDNIWVVPSTKDLKGAQIAFGQSARGIKMFQRLLKGVEDDFDYVLIDTKPQINILLQSALAASTWFLIPSFPEPDSYDGFVDLLTECDEIVEDANDQLHCLGVLLTSVKKIPAHEAYIRFIQKHMKQAHVPLLKATIRSSNAIATGSLHSCPAVSLPGAYAIREDYIKVVRSIIRTVNKGGPVVRPDLEALGVLGSTDSGLMELEIKQNIESVTI; encoded by the coding sequence ATGAGCCGCGACACCTCTCATATCATTACGTTGGCAAACATTAAAGGTGGTGTTGGAAAAACCACAGCTGTGGTAAACATCGCCTATCTCCTTGCGACCGAATTTAATAAGAAAGTCCTTGTGATTGACAGCGATGATCAAGGCAATGCGACTAAGGCTTTGGGCGCACGGGAGCATTTCGACCCACAAACGGAAACTCTTTGGTACGCACTCAATCATAAAAAGAGCTATAAGCACGTTATGGTGGAGGGGGGCTATGATAATATTTGGGTTGTACCATCGACGAAAGATCTGAAAGGTGCCCAGATTGCTTTTGGTCAGTCTGCTCGCGGTATCAAAATGTTTCAGCGTCTTTTGAAGGGGGTCGAGGACGACTTCGATTATGTGTTGATTGATACTAAGCCACAAATCAATATCTTGCTCCAGTCAGCCTTAGCAGCATCGACTTGGTTTTTGATTCCTAGTTTCCCTGAGCCAGATAGCTACGATGGATTTGTCGACTTGCTCACCGAGTGTGATGAGATTGTAGAAGACGCTAACGATCAATTGCACTGCCTTGGAGTTCTGCTGACCAGCGTTAAAAAAATTCCTGCTCACGAGGCCTATATTCGCTTCATCCAAAAACATATGAAGCAGGCTCATGTTCCTCTCTTAAAAGCTACGATTAGATCATCGAACGCGATTGCTACAGGCAGCCTTCATAGTTGTCCAGCGGTGTCCTTGCCTGGGGCATACGCGATTCGTGAAGACTATATCAAGGTGGTACGATCGATCATTCGAACTGTTAACAAGGGTGGCCCTGTTGTGAGACCCGATCTAGAGGCTCTGGGAGTGCTTGGCAGTACAGATAGCGGATTGATGGAGCTAGAGATCAAGCAAAACATTGAAAGCGTTACTATTTAA
- a CDS encoding transposase family protein, with amino-acid sequence MLPEQTLSRFLLLPELKLTHVIPVSRSGGIYNAEKVSDFEVCPKCASKCDKIYDRRWITVRDEPIRGKYVILKIRKRRFFCKKCQKPFTEPISGVRGRGQQKDFAVLCCGLLRTSST; translated from the coding sequence ATGCTGCCGGAGCAGACCCTATCACGATTTTTACTCCTTCCTGAGCTAAAACTTACTCACGTTATTCCAGTGAGCCGAAGCGGCGGTATTTATAATGCCGAAAAAGTCTCCGATTTTGAAGTTTGCCCAAAGTGCGCTAGCAAATGCGATAAGATTTATGATCGCCGCTGGATCACAGTTAGAGACGAGCCAATAAGAGGAAAATATGTGATCCTGAAGATCCGTAAACGTCGTTTCTTCTGTAAGAAGTGCCAGAAGCCTTTCACAGAGCCAATATCGGGCGTAAGGGGAAGAGGACAACAGAAAGATTTCGCAGTGCTTTGCTGTGGGCTACTGAGAACTTCATCGACCTAA
- a CDS encoding IS66 family transposase, whose protein sequence is MAESAKTVDDSGDKVKVTKCTRNALANAVVACLRFMFGIPFYRLAKIQDSLGIGLPEANQYAMVAQVYEAALPIYEQLIFEAAQGSLVMADDTAIKILDWLRGKGPPTKTTGEPRKTAQTSAVVSRSAEGRCIVLYLTGEKQAGKTLKKY, encoded by the coding sequence GTGGCTGAAAGCGCTAAGACAGTCGATGACAGCGGCGACAAGGTAAAAGTCACCAAGTGCACCCGCAATGCCTTAGCCAATGCAGTGGTAGCATGCTTGAGATTTATGTTTGGTATCCCCTTCTATAGGCTTGCTAAGATCCAAGATAGCCTTGGTATCGGACTTCCCGAGGCTAATCAGTATGCGATGGTCGCTCAGGTGTATGAGGCCGCACTTCCGATTTACGAGCAGCTGATTTTCGAAGCAGCCCAAGGAAGCTTAGTCATGGCCGATGATACAGCCATTAAGATACTCGACTGGCTGCGTGGCAAAGGCCCACCCACCAAGACCACAGGCGAACCACGAAAAACAGCTCAAACCTCGGCGGTTGTCTCGCGATCGGCTGAAGGCAGGTGTATTGTCCTGTATCTAACAGGCGAAAAGCAGGCCGGCAAAACGTTGAAGAAATATTAG
- a CDS encoding ISL3 family transposase produces MPEAFHRANIGRKGKRTTERFRSALLWATENFIDLKRVQRAYRCSRGLLYKVVYEQLERKRRTRLYDLPSVIGIDEHSLRKRKYQSVDYVTVIVDHKNKRIYEVIDGRNKADLEDAAVAFKRPENVKVVTLDLSNTFKSFAKDTFPNARLVADRFHVQRCFGKLVNRFRKRITGDDRKNPIRRLLLRDGRKLEPYERKVIRLFLKDKEHLREVYSLKERVHRRYRTRGKKRARKALIKILDLMGQSKIPEVVGLRKTILAWRNEIVEYFNGRYSNGRVEGFNRKAKLVQRRAFGFRSFKNYRLQLLNACRGRV; encoded by the coding sequence GTGCCAGAAGCCTTTCACAGAGCCAATATCGGGCGTAAGGGGAAGAGGACAACAGAAAGATTTCGCAGTGCTTTGCTGTGGGCTACTGAGAACTTCATCGACCTAAAGAGAGTTCAGCGTGCTTACCGCTGTTCACGAGGCTTGTTATATAAAGTAGTCTACGAACAACTTGAGCGCAAACGTCGAACTCGGTTGTACGATCTTCCGTCAGTGATCGGCATCGATGAGCATAGCCTTCGTAAGCGCAAGTATCAGTCAGTGGACTATGTTACGGTCATCGTTGATCATAAGAACAAAAGGATCTATGAAGTGATTGACGGGCGTAATAAAGCAGATTTGGAAGATGCTGCAGTTGCCTTCAAAAGGCCAGAAAACGTAAAGGTTGTTACCTTAGACTTATCAAACACCTTTAAAAGCTTTGCTAAGGACACTTTTCCCAATGCTCGGCTGGTGGCCGATCGATTTCATGTCCAGCGCTGCTTTGGAAAACTTGTGAATAGGTTTCGCAAAAGAATAACAGGCGATGATAGGAAAAATCCCATTCGCCGCCTTCTACTCCGTGATGGCCGAAAACTAGAGCCCTATGAAAGAAAAGTGATTAGGCTTTTCCTTAAAGACAAAGAACATTTAAGGGAGGTTTACAGCCTTAAGGAGCGTGTTCATCGTCGCTACCGAACTCGTGGTAAAAAGCGTGCTCGAAAAGCACTAATAAAAATCTTGGACCTTATGGGGCAGTCAAAAATCCCAGAAGTAGTGGGTTTAAGGAAGACGATCTTAGCATGGCGAAATGAGATAGTGGAATACTTTAATGGAAGGTACAGTAATGGTCGTGTGGAAGGTTTCAATAGGAAAGCAAAGCTAGTGCAGAGAAGGGCTTTCGGGTTCAGGAGCTTCAAAAACTATAGATTACAGTTGTTAAACGCTTGTCGCGGGAGGGTTTGA
- a CDS encoding IS66 family transposase, translating into MPIYMCDGLSANLLAEKYKVIQVHCLDHARRQFLDLQSSFPSETAYILEKLGQVYYADRKAKQLQLNPTDRMKYHQKHSAKVKEELGHWMMKGLASGDIEKNGPLGGAVNYMLKRWTELNEFMHTPGVPVSNAECERTI; encoded by the coding sequence GTGCCTATCTATATGTGCGATGGGCTGAGCGCTAACTTGCTAGCTGAAAAGTACAAGGTTATCCAAGTTCACTGCCTCGACCATGCGAGACGACAATTTTTGGACCTTCAGAGTAGCTTTCCGAGTGAAACAGCCTACATTTTAGAAAAGTTGGGACAGGTGTACTATGCCGATCGAAAAGCTAAACAGCTACAGCTTAACCCTACGGATCGCATGAAGTACCACCAAAAACATAGCGCCAAAGTCAAGGAAGAATTAGGTCATTGGATGATGAAGGGTCTTGCTAGTGGCGATATCGAGAAAAATGGGCCATTAGGAGGAGCTGTGAATTACATGTTAAAACGATGGACCGAACTCAATGAGTTTATGCATACCCCAGGAGTTCCTGTGTCGAACGCCGAATGCGAGCGGACTATTTAA
- the tnpB gene encoding IS66 family insertion sequence element accessory protein TnpB yields the protein MLVGLDPVDFRAGINKLSSVAQTQFNKNPKERFIFVFRNKRKTDRL from the coding sequence ATCCTAGTCGGCCTAGATCCTGTTGACTTCCGAGCTGGGATTAATAAATTGTCTTCAGTCGCTCAGACCCAGTTTAATAAGAATCCTAAAGAGCGCTTTATCTTTGTTTTCCGCAACAAACGGAAAACTGATAGGCTATGA
- a CDS encoding ParB/RepB/Spo0J family partition protein, whose product MVSISKSASANLENMVKGAGRAVSKSRRKGGRARSASNDKLLNPQLYKKLQAQIEEHGKTLQKIPVDMIDLGENIRTRYDDQKLETLAKSLASDGLIQFPSLCMRQAGDGYRFVCRNGHRRILAAKILGWAHIECAIIPFQSAKEELYHSINANLSEDVFYLDMAHAYDEAARMGEADKEIAERVGMNARTIGWYRRLTKMSAACQNLCRQHPDLFTATWAIKLARQGELPEGAALEEMMQEMVREGKSWLRSNDPRKGKTLKISPAKKRQANQRIRQMFSGRQGQDQAGFAKDLLEQLKDAGYITNQSFDKIFKAFFKENQSAMVKKSLKSRSSSKRA is encoded by the coding sequence ATGGTGTCCATCAGCAAATCAGCCAGTGCTAACCTAGAAAATATGGTTAAGGGAGCAGGGCGGGCGGTTAGTAAAAGTCGCCGTAAGGGGGGGCGTGCTCGCAGTGCCTCAAATGATAAGCTGCTCAATCCGCAGCTATATAAGAAGCTCCAAGCCCAGATTGAAGAGCACGGTAAGACCCTACAAAAGATTCCCGTAGACATGATCGATTTGGGCGAAAACATTCGCACTCGCTATGACGATCAGAAGCTGGAAACCCTAGCTAAGTCATTGGCAAGCGATGGTTTGATCCAGTTTCCAAGTCTTTGTATGCGACAGGCTGGAGACGGTTATCGTTTTGTTTGTCGCAACGGCCATCGACGCATTCTTGCTGCAAAAATCTTGGGTTGGGCTCATATCGAGTGTGCGATCATCCCCTTTCAGTCTGCCAAAGAGGAGCTATATCATAGTATCAACGCAAATTTGAGCGAGGATGTTTTCTATCTGGATATGGCTCATGCCTACGATGAGGCTGCTCGAATGGGAGAAGCCGATAAGGAGATTGCTGAGCGTGTTGGGATGAACGCTCGAACGATCGGTTGGTATCGTCGCCTCACCAAAATGTCTGCTGCTTGTCAGAACCTATGTCGCCAGCACCCCGACTTGTTTACGGCGACTTGGGCTATAAAGCTCGCCCGACAGGGGGAGTTGCCTGAAGGCGCGGCTCTCGAAGAGATGATGCAGGAGATGGTGCGAGAAGGTAAATCTTGGCTCAGATCAAATGACCCAAGGAAGGGAAAGACATTAAAAATATCGCCTGCTAAGAAGCGCCAAGCGAACCAAAGGATCCGACAGATGTTTTCGGGGCGTCAGGGCCAAGATCAGGCAGGTTTTGCCAAGGACTTACTCGAACAGCTAAAGGATGCTGGCTACATCACGAACCAGTCATTTGATAAGATCTTCAAGGCTTTTTTCAAGGAAAACCAGTCAGCTATGGTTAAAAAGAGTCTTAAATCTCGTTCCTCATCCAAACGGGCCTAA
- a CDS encoding helix-turn-helix domain-containing protein, with product MMTPDNTNETVLDPSFDTSSVTFPPGTKLREIERIVILETLKQKNFNRTHTARALGIGIRTLQRKLKRYGASDWGLKTKVASSVGSDVNEMVSAPVAPEAPSLNN from the coding sequence ATGATGACACCTGATAACACTAATGAGACTGTACTCGATCCATCTTTTGATACATCTTCTGTAACTTTCCCTCCCGGAACAAAGTTAAGAGAGATCGAAAGAATCGTAATCCTAGAAACATTGAAGCAGAAGAACTTCAACAGAACTCACACTGCTCGTGCTCTAGGCATCGGTATTCGTACCCTTCAAAGAAAGCTAAAGCGCTACGGTGCTTCTGACTGGGGTCTTAAGACTAAGGTTGCTTCTTCTGTAGGTTCAGACGTTAACGAAATGGTTAGCGCACCTGTTGCTCCTGAAGCTCCAAGCTTGAACAACTAA